The nucleotide window TTTAGACATCATGAAATAGATGATGATACAGAATTAAATAAATCAAATGTTTTATTAATTGGACCAACAGGTTCTGGAAAAACTCTTTTAGCTCAAACTATTTCTAAATATTTAGATGTTCCTTTAGCAATTGCTGATGCAACAAGTTTAACTGAAGCTGGATATGTAGGTGATGATGTTGAAAATGTTGTTACTAGACTTGTTCAAGCAGCAGATGGTGATATCAAAAAAGCTGAACGTGGAATTATTTTTATTGATGAAGTTGATAAAGTTGCACGTATGAGTGAAAATAGAAGTATTACAAGAGATGTTTCAGGAGAAGGAGTTCAACAAGCTTTATTAAAAATTGTTGAAGGAAGTGTTGTAAATGTTCCACCAAAAGGTGGAAGAAAACATCCTGGTCAAGATGCACTTCAAGTTGATACGACAAATATTTTATTTATTTGTGGTGGTGCCTTTGATGGACTTGAAGATATTATCAAGAAAAAAGAAGGTGCAAATATTCTTGGATTTAATCAAGATAAAAAAACAAAAAATGACCAAGATAAAATTATTTCAAAAGTCGAAACAGATGATTTAGTAAAATATGGATTAATTCCAGAATTAATTGGAAGATTACATATGATTGCAACTTTAAATGAAATAACTGAAGATGATATGGTTCATATTTTAACAGAACCTAAAAATGCTCTTATCAAACAATATATAAAACTCTTTGAAATGGATGAAGTTAAATTAGAGTTTGAAAAAGATGCATTAAAAGAGTTAGCTAAACTTGCAATTGCTAGAAAAACAGGAGCAAGAGGATTAAGATCAATTTTAGAAGATATTATGCTTGATATTATGTTTGATCTTCCAAAATATAAAAATAAAACAGTAACCATAACAAAAGAAGTTGTTCAAAAAACTGAAGAACCAAAAGTAGCATAAAAAGGATATAAAAGTGTTTTTAGATAAATTAATAGGTCTCTTTTCAAATGATATGGCGATTGATTTGGGAACTGCAAATACAATCGTTTCTGTTCGAGGTAAAGGAATTATAATCAATGAACCATCAGTTGTTGCAGTTCAAAGTGATAGACAAG belongs to Arcobacter defluvii and includes:
- the clpX gene encoding ATP-dependent Clp protease ATP-binding subunit ClpX, whose amino-acid sequence is MSKIICDFCGATDTKDNPVIAGDNACICRACVNAAHEIMNGNLPIEENNKIEASELKEIKIKTPAELKKILDEYVIGQERAKKVLSVAVYNHYKRIFRHHEIDDDTELNKSNVLLIGPTGSGKTLLAQTISKYLDVPLAIADATSLTEAGYVGDDVENVVTRLVQAADGDIKKAERGIIFIDEVDKVARMSENRSITRDVSGEGVQQALLKIVEGSVVNVPPKGGRKHPGQDALQVDTTNILFICGGAFDGLEDIIKKKEGANILGFNQDKKTKNDQDKIISKVETDDLVKYGLIPELIGRLHMIATLNEITEDDMVHILTEPKNALIKQYIKLFEMDEVKLEFEKDALKELAKLAIARKTGARGLRSILEDIMLDIMFDLPKYKNKTVTITKEVVQKTEEPKVA